The window ATAACAACTTGCAACTTGCATGAATAGTTAAAAAAGACATTACCAACTAGTGGAATATACAAAAGTAAATTGAATCATCATCACACAAATTTAGATATACATGATCAGTTAAAGGAACTTTATTCGTTATATTTATAGTACTTCGTAGTCTTCTTCAGTAGCCCATGGATACTTCTTGTACATATTCTTAACTTGAGATGAATTTTCCGGTGTAGACCATGGATATTTCATTGATGTATCTCTTGGGAACTTTCTGAAGTTCAAGAATGGTGCCCATAGAAGAATCCTAGTAATTTTGGATAAATGATAacaaactaataataaaatttcaaaatgatAACAAATTAatgttaatattgatatttttctttcaaacaagttaaTTCGCCAAATTTGACATTGTCAAAGGTTCAAAGTGCATGCAAATTATTTCAACAAGGTAGGTACTGATTAAATAATACTAAAGGGCGTAACTGTTGCAGCATATATTATGATCCCTCCCTCAATTAGTCAAATTCCATGAATCAAACATTAAATTTTGCCAAACCCCTGAAGCCTGAACTAGCAATATCATTAGTTGTCTACTTAATGTTGCTTGCTGACTTGTTTGTCCTTTCCAAAAATCCTTAAATATCAatgatttttagtatttctttctgagttaaatattttatttttatttttatattttattcatgtttatatatatgttcTAGTTTCTTCATATATATCTAATCCAAACAGCATCAGACCTAATGAAGTTATTGATACAACTATTGTATCAATAACTTCATTAGGTCTGATGCTGTTTGGATTAGaatttagatatatattaatCTTCTAGTTTAACTATCTTTTTTGGGCCTGAATTTACGGGTAAATAAATGATGAAGATgtaaataaatgatataattacCACTTACCCTGggaaaaagataaagacaaaCATGAACTGCAAATACATCTCCAATAGATCCCTCTTATACCACCTTTTCCTGAGCCATGTCATTATGATAGGCTGCAATGGAAGTCACATAAAACAGAAAGTGGTGAAgagaacaaataaataaatgacagACCTACTACATAAAACTAACTTAGTTTTAGAATAGAATTaatcttgaaatcaaattataactttgaccttaaactttgatagtgcacaaatatgatctttaactattcaaaattgcataaatatgacctccaatcctacgtgacAAAAtacgtgttcaacacgcaaaattaGGTGCgttcagcttaaaatctaagggcataatatataaatatgaccttaaactttgacagtgcacaaatatgacctttaactattcaaaactgcacaaatatgacctttaaatgactcttcactattattttttcattattttcagctcaaagatgaaaatgacatctaatttcttttgtcattgtggaaaaagagcaatattgaagttAATTAATTAGGCGGATCGGCCTCAAACGGAAAAATCGAgagggtatgtatatatattataaaacagaAGACGAATTTAAgctatataatatatctaaatattatttatttaaatattaaattaaagatgaaactatactaataataaaaaaaattatagttttaataaaacgttattaaattaattattaaggatagtagtagtatattaaattaacattatcaaattaacataattaaaatgttattaaattaacgttattaaaacgttattaaattaacaagggacggacctacgtggttgccatggggttcacccgaacccactcggtaaaaaaattacgttgtatatatgtaagatagaaaatgtatatttatgtacgtatattaatgttgaaccacatgaaataaggcacttagatagcccaatgatgttatttgctcttcttgggcgcttccttcagcctattGTGCGGGTTCGATCTTtgctagtggctgttttttttaattaaaaaaaagttaggtgttgctgttatagaaataaataaaataataataataataataataattttttaaaattaaaaaaaagttaggtgttgctactatagaaataaataaaataataataataataataataataataattttttaaaattaaaaaaaagttaggtgctgctactatagaataaataaaataataataataataataataataataataataataataacgacgtcattttaacacaaaaagcaaaactttgacagtgcataaatatgacctttaactatttaaaactacacaaatatgacctctctccaagtcagcccttttaacgatgtgACACCGTgtgattgaattacctttccacgtagacgcgagtgagactcacgcatagAGTTGCAAAATCggagtttatatattttttgattttataagtctttatatattttgatagatTTTAAAGGCTTTTTGACTTGCCACTAAAAAGGATGGCTAAAAGATGTGGATGTGATAGTGACCCTACAAACTACAAAGCAAATTCGTCcagaattaaatcatgattatgtgatgatattacattaaatttcttttaaatattttaatttaaaatttattatagaCATATAAATAAGTACCTTGACATTCAACTTCTGTGTTAAAATATAGTCTTGgttattgaattaaaaatatttttttaaaaaataatttatcatttgctattttaaatttttattcattgaTTAGACATAAAGTTTATTATGTCGTAAATATTGAAAAACACAATTAATTAACAAAAATTTGGCTTAAGATAATTATTTAGTGTATCAACATTGTATAACAGCATGTAAACGtgtatatataaacatgtattgATATCATATAAATTGATATGTAATGTATCGAGATTATATAAATGTTGTATAATCCGATATCATATAAACAAGCATgtaatatatgtgtatatatatacgtatCAACATTGATATTTATTTGACTATCATGTCTTCCCacctaattaagaaaaaaatagaaaaaataacaatgaCTTTTTTAAAAGGGAAAggaaaaaataacacctaaaactaaaataattccacaaaactagcacctaaatttaaaaacccaGTAAATAACCATTAAGCATCACAATTTGGCCCTTTCCGTTTTGTGTACTGGGCCGAGCGATCTCAAAGCACACTTCTGCAACTCATTCTTTCTAACATAGTATGAGCTAACTAATCATTTCAACCAAATCTACTTGATAACGCCAGCAGATACGCTAGCAGCTCCACTTCAacatagtttcatctttaatggGTTTATGTTTTTTTggctccttttcttttttaataatgcaAAATTTAATCCATTTCACTTTCAAAAGTCAAAGTAGACGTTGGACAATTCAACTGAACTTTTAGGTAGATTTATAAGTTTTATTCTAAACCATTTACATGACAATCTTTTTTAAGTGATATAACATTATTAAAACAACatactatttgttttgtttagttttacttatttatacaataaaatacaatatcatatacttttaatataatacaattgctaaagatatatatttatatataataatgatacagtttctatacatatacatattctatttaataattatagcatttttatacacattccaatttttaactacaattattatttagatacatattttatacgactctatagattctacatgcattctaaaaatgtatcaatctagtataagagagtatcaattgagtatatggacactgcaagtatatcaatgtagtataaaagtgtattaatgtggtataaaaaaGTATCAATTGGATATCGAAACTGCATGTGCTTGTatagaatttcctttcttttttttaaaaaaagtgtatcaatatagtataaaagtgtaccAATgtgttataaaagtgtatcaattgagtatagagactgcatgtattcaattgggccaaatggctaaaaaagagAATTACATTAGCCGACTGGCCATagcatgtccaccttttcaattataggtcttttttttttttaaaatggccaTGCCAtgttcttttcccttttttaaaaGGTTCAGTGAAAAAAGTTTTAACACaagaaaaagtttttaaaaaaaaatagagtagcCAAAAGACAgaaaagaatatattttaaaaaaaaaaagaaaaacataataaaaaaatagcattgactttttaaaaaatgaactTGCAgacaaaaagttacaaaaaaaaacagtgtttttattttaagaaaatagcaaagaagaagaaaaaaacaacaaaatattttttcacaaaaaaaattatagctGAAAAACAATTGGGGAAAGTATAGAAATGACCAACTGGCCATTTCCATTTGAAACATATAGGCCGACTGgccatttttttcaaataataatggCTGGCTGATCATTTCAagtaaaaaagacaaaaagagtATTAGTTTTTGTGTAAAAATATCTTTAGCTGGACATTTtgcctaatttttctttttcttatatattagatataatatgtattttaaaaacttttgtatatataaatttttatttaaattcattagcattataagtagaataatctatcatgaattttcaaaaacaaaTCTAATGTTATATATGTTAGGATCAATTTGCATGCACACACACAAAATTTATGGAGAGaatgaagaaaagtagagagagagTTCTGGAGGAGAGAGAATTAATTTCATGATAACACCCGTGGGTAACCTCCACAGCGGGTGAACTATTTAATATATAACAGTacgtcacatattaatcaggctTCACAAcctaacaatatatatatatatatatgaccttatatatattcaaattttgataaaatttgttgTAATACGTGAACTTTGCGGGGATCCTATCACCCCACTatactattttttaatatattttaaaatatatttatgatataaatagtttttattttagaaatttactataaaataaaactttttaaattagatatttattcaTTACCTCCAtttaaatatgtttgaaatacTATTATCTGTTGATTTTAGTAATTGTTGATTTTAGTAGTTCAAATAGATATTGGAGATTTGattgttattaataaaatatttgtttattcTAATCAATTTATTTATCATTGAACATCATTGAATAACATACTCAATTACTATTCTCGTTTTGGTTTTTTTCGTctagaaacaatatatttttataaaaaacttgttatattaattaaaataaaagaaaaatgtcagGATGTTAAGCAAGTTTCAAGAAAAGGACAAAAGTTGATAATGTATGAATAAAATACACatttaaaaaagtaaatttaGATAAAAGAGGAATAATGTTTATTGACTAAAGCAAAAGGAGGAAGTTTTTTTTAAAGCAAAATTGAGAGATGTAAATGATTCTCATTGAAATATCAatgatgtaaaaaaaatattttcacaataTTAAAAGGCAATAAAAGTAAATGCCTATCATTAATCATACACACTTCTTTggttctattttattattatttttaattaagtgaatCTTATAagtgaaatcaataaaaataaaaatataataaataattattaactaAGAAAAGGTACTATTTTTTTAgacgaattaaaaaaaaaaaaaacacataaaaggaaTCGAAAAGAGTAATAAAGTTATTATTGATAATATAAAACAAATTATATACTGTAGTATATAGTAACTAATTAGATCCATCTTTTAATCTCGACTTACTGGGCAAACAAGGAAATAGAAGAATGCAGAAATAGCCAATTGGATCAACACCCAAATCAAGTCTTCTTCATTATTCACTCCTGTCACTGCCAAAGCCGGCTCAGCACCTACCTATATTATGAATAATTGCCTTTAgtaaattatgaataaaagaacaaaatacaGTATAAGGTATAGCTAGTTAAAGGGTTCTTACAGTGGCCAAAAGTGTTGCAACTTGAATAGTCAATGAGGATTTTGAACAAGGCAAGCATTCAATAGCCTTCAAGTTGATACCTTTTGATGCCTGTAAAAATTTAATTCAAGAAAAGAAGAGTAGGTTTCCTAATGTAATATATGGAGATATTTAATTAAGGAAATGAAACCTTGTGTGGAATTGATGGTTTGCTGAGTTTTCCATGGAGAAGAGGAAGAGACGGCAAAGCCTTAGGAAGAAGGGAGGTGTTCATGAATGAGCAATTCATCTTTAGTGATTTCCTTATCTGCTTTGGCTTTTAGTTGTATAAACACATGGTTCACAAAAAGAAGGAATAAGAGcttttaaggggtcgtttggtagagtataacatcaatgcaaaatatagtgtattaataatgtttgaattaataatgcttgtattagttatgtttgtattatttttta of the Capsicum annuum cultivar UCD-10X-F1 chromosome 11, UCD10Xv1.1, whole genome shotgun sequence genome contains:
- the LOC107848366 gene encoding NAD(P)H-quinone oxidoreductase subunit L, chloroplastic — its product is MNCSFMNTSLLPKALPSLPLLHGKLSKPSIPHKASKGINLKAIECLPCSKSSLTIQVATLLATVGAEPALAVTGVNNEEDLIWVLIQLAISAFFYFLVCPPIIMTWLRKRWYKRDLLEMYLQFMFVFIFFPGILLWAPFLNFRKFPRDTSMKYPWSTPENSSQVKNMYKKYPWATEEDYEVL